A single region of the Malus sylvestris chromosome 8, drMalSylv7.2, whole genome shotgun sequence genome encodes:
- the LOC126633510 gene encoding transcription factor HY5-like, whose amino-acid sequence MQEQATSSLAASSLPSSSERSSSSAFHLEVKEGMESDEEIGRVPEIGGESAGASASARENGLLAGPDQVQTAGESQRKRGRNPADKESKRLKRLLRNRVSAQQARERKKAYLNDLEVRVKELEQKNSELDERLSTLQNENQMLRHILKNTTASRRGADGGANAD is encoded by the exons ATGCAAGAGCAGGCGACGAGCTCCCTCGCTGCGAGCTCTCTGCCTTCCAGTAGCGAAAGGTCTTCGAGCTCTGCATTCCATCTTGAAGTTAAAGAAG GCATGGAAAGCGACGAGGAGATCGGAAGAGTGCCGGAAATCGGCGGCGAATCGGCAGGAGCGTCGGCTTCCGCCCGGGAAAACGGCTTGTTGGCCGGTCCAGACCAGGTCCAAACGGCTGGTGAGAGtcagagaaagagaggaagaaatCCAGCAGACAAGGAAAGCAAGCGGCTGAAGAG GTTGTTGAGGAACAGAGTTTCAGCACAGCAAGCAAGGGAGAGGAAGAAGGCATATTTGAATGATTTGGAAGTGAGAGTCAAAGAATTGGAGCAGAAGAATTCTGAGCTTGATGAGAGGCTTTCCACTTTGCAGAATGAGAATCAGATGCTTAGACAT ATATTGAAGAACACAACGGCAAGCCGGAGAGGAGCAGATGGTGGTGCAAATGCGGATTGA